A stretch of the Arachis stenosperma cultivar V10309 chromosome 6, arast.V10309.gnm1.PFL2, whole genome shotgun sequence genome encodes the following:
- the LOC130934720 gene encoding uncharacterized protein LOC130934720: MAEFQQYIDKSHHDLVNLLTHQMTNILNPILTDNESKYDQLVIQVERIVRIVDYDEGQPIPQDLVVNQENEENVVNNLEREENISYLVRRDQNADEVLNRLHTQCGYHYQVIRIVEDALNRMGINMGLMYRSYFVFSFPAVVQMTEVLMGVINLKIITKFIREAGESTVKHIARYIVELENLANNKNLRMKFFPASLTKNVFNSFSNLRPNSVLTWAQLKNAFHAQFYRTKLNVSLTDLLAIK, encoded by the coding sequence ATGGCTGAGTTTCAACAATATATTGATAAAAGCCATCATGATTTAGTCAACCTATTAACTCACCAGATGACTAATATTCTGAATCCTATCCTGACTGACAATGAGTCAAAATATGATCAACTCGTTATACAAGTCGAAAGAATTGTCCGAATTGTTGATTATGATGAGGGGCAGCCTATTCCCCAAGATTTAGTAGTAAATCAAGAAAACGAGGAGAATGTAGTTAATAATCTGGAAAGGGAAGAAAATATCTCTTATCTTGTTCGACGAGATCAAAATGCTGATGAAGTTTTGAATAGACTTCACACACAATGTGGATATCATTACCAGGTGATAAGGATTGTCGAGGATGCCCTCAATAGAATGGGTATCAATATGGGTCTCATGTATCGatcatattttgttttttctttcccTGCTGTAGTACAAATGACAGAAGTGCTAATGGGTgtaataaatctcaaaataattacaaaatttataagAGAGGCTGGAGAGTCAACTGTCAAGCATATAGCTCGCTATATAGTCGAATTAGAAAATTTggcaaataataaaaatctgAGAATGAAGTTTTTTCCTGCTTCATTAACAAAAAATGTTTTCAATTCGTTTTCAAATTTAAGACCTAATTCGGTTTTGACGTGGGCACAATTGAAAAATGCTTTTCATGCTCAATTCTATAGGACAAAGTTAAATGTCTCGTTGACAGATTTGCTTGCAATAAAATGA